A DNA window from Abyssisolibacter fermentans contains the following coding sequences:
- the rpmC gene encoding 50S ribosomal protein L29, with product MKASELRELTAQELDLKVTESKTELFNLRFQLATGQLDNPMRIKAVRKDIARLKTIIRERELNLNNK from the coding sequence ATGAAAGCTAGTGAATTAAGAGAGCTGACTGCTCAAGAGTTAGATTTAAAAGTAACAGAATCTAAAACGGAACTTTTTAATTTAAGGTTTCAACTAGCTACAGGACAGCTTGATAATCCTATGAGAATAAAAGCTGTAAGAAAAGATATTGCAAGACTAAAAACTATTATTAGAGAGCGCG